A genomic segment from Candidatus Brocadia sinica JPN1 encodes:
- a CDS encoding SpoVG family protein yields the protein MNITEVRVKLTEAKKNRLQAFCSITIDDDFVVRDLKVIEGHKGAFVAMPSRKLTDRCPKCGGKNHLMAQYCNDCGTKLNENRASKGAGRLKLHADTAHPINSRCREQIQEKVLTAYREEVEKSKRPGYKPPKYEDMEDVDFEDLEDLESEKSDT from the coding sequence GTGAATATTACTGAAGTCAGGGTAAAGTTAACAGAAGCTAAGAAAAACAGATTACAGGCATTTTGCAGTATTACGATAGATGACGATTTTGTCGTAAGGGATCTAAAGGTTATCGAAGGACACAAAGGGGCATTTGTGGCTATGCCTAGCAGAAAACTCACGGATAGATGTCCAAAATGCGGCGGTAAAAATCATTTAATGGCGCAATACTGTAATGATTGTGGCACGAAATTGAATGAGAATCGTGCATCCAAAGGTGCAGGCAGATTGAAGCTACATGCAGATACAGCCCATCCAATAAATTCACGTTGTAGAGAACAGATACAAGAAAAAGTACTCACCGCTTATAGGGAAGAAGTAGAAAAATCTAAAAGACCTGGTTATAAGCCTCCCAAATATGAAGATATGGAAGATGTCGATTTCGAAGATCTTGAGGATTTGGAATCAGAAAAAAGCGATACCTAA
- the ispE gene encoding 4-(cytidine 5'-diphospho)-2-C-methyl-D-erythritol kinase, translating to MKYWEEQGKIKIAAPAKINLFLEILGKRPDGYHEIETVMQEVSLCDYIYMENRGRDIEFTCSNPKLPVGADNLVLKAVRLFQEESRVFRGVKIYLEKRIPVGAGLGGGSSDAVATLFGLNKVWQVGYDEKKLMSLAGKLGSDTPFFVSGDTAICRGRGEVVTPYPLNVKYNYIIIYPRFEVSTATVYKNFKIVLTKNLKDVNFLLQSLSSGSPDKLGACLHNRLEEVVFRLYPDIERIKKTLAKYDFCGILLSGSGSALYGLCKGERDSKEIEQQIKMLDIGDVFVVTNDFNDNAK from the coding sequence ATGAAATACTGGGAAGAACAAGGGAAAATAAAAATTGCTGCACCTGCAAAGATTAACCTGTTTCTTGAAATATTGGGTAAGCGACCGGACGGTTATCACGAAATTGAAACGGTTATGCAGGAGGTCAGTTTATGCGATTACATTTATATGGAAAACCGTGGCAGAGATATAGAATTTACCTGTTCGAATCCAAAACTTCCTGTTGGCGCGGATAATCTTGTTTTAAAAGCTGTCCGTCTTTTTCAGGAAGAATCCAGGGTTTTTAGGGGTGTAAAAATATATTTAGAAAAAAGAATACCGGTTGGGGCTGGACTTGGCGGCGGAAGTAGTGATGCTGTGGCCACTTTGTTTGGGTTAAACAAGGTGTGGCAGGTTGGGTACGATGAAAAAAAATTAATGTCACTTGCTGGAAAATTAGGTTCTGATACCCCCTTTTTTGTTTCCGGAGACACAGCGATATGCAGAGGGAGGGGAGAGGTTGTTACTCCATATCCTTTAAATGTAAAGTATAATTACATAATAATTTATCCAAGGTTTGAGGTAAGCACCGCAACGGTATATAAAAATTTTAAAATTGTCTTGACAAAAAATTTAAAAGATGTTAATTTCCTCCTGCAATCATTATCGTCAGGAAGTCCGGATAAATTGGGGGCTTGTTTACATAACCGGTTGGAAGAAGTAGTCTTTCGTCTTTATCCAGACATTGAGAGAATAAAAAAAACGTTGGCAAAGTATGATTTTTGTGGCATACTTCTATCGGGAAGCGGTTCGGCTTTATATGGTTTATGTAAGGGGGAAAGAGATTCGAAGGAAATTGAACAGCAAATAAAGATGCTTGATATTGGCGATGTGTTTGTGGTAACCAATGATTTCAATGACAATGCTAAGTGA
- the rsmD gene encoding 16S rRNA (guanine(966)-N(2))-methyltransferase RsmD encodes MRVIAGSARGIYLSSVKGSSTRPIPDRIKGSLFNILADVIPGSRALDMYAGTGAIGIEALSRGAKSCVFVENDWSAVQVIKKNLEATRLQGKARVLSYDVFEIVPYLEKNNVEVDLIFASPPYPLIGKSSYRDKLLILFSSLCSKQIIQPEGLIMLQHRKTDFELVSEGFSIELFDIRIYGDTQLSFFKNTMKRGHSL; translated from the coding sequence GTGCGTGTGATTGCTGGCAGTGCAAGAGGTATATATCTCAGTTCAGTAAAAGGAAGTTCGACAAGACCTATACCAGATAGAATAAAAGGATCGTTATTCAATATCCTTGCGGATGTTATTCCAGGAAGTCGTGCTCTGGATATGTATGCTGGCACCGGTGCGATTGGAATAGAGGCGTTAAGTCGGGGGGCGAAATCCTGTGTTTTTGTAGAAAACGATTGGTCTGCTGTTCAGGTTATAAAAAAAAATCTCGAAGCGACCAGGCTCCAAGGTAAGGCACGAGTCTTAAGTTATGATGTGTTTGAAATTGTCCCATACCTGGAAAAAAACAATGTTGAAGTTGATCTTATATTTGCCAGCCCACCATATCCTCTTATCGGAAAAAGTTCATATAGAGACAAACTCTTGATCTTGTTTTCGTCTTTATGCAGTAAGCAAATAATACAACCAGAAGGCTTGATAATGTTGCAGCACAGAAAAACAGATTTTGAGCTGGTTTCCGAAGGTTTTTCTATAGAATTATTTGATATCCGAATTTACGGCGATACACAGCTCTCTTTTTTTAAAAACACCATGAAGCGGGGTCATTCTTTATGA
- the prfB gene encoding peptide chain release factor 2 (programmed frameshift) codes for MISNIEKELTPLRERLLHLRDSLDLENKEKELSILEEQFSSPNFWENKDKAQQTIRKLKSLKGIILPLHELQKTLDDIECLSMLAEEEQDEQAEAEVIKDMKSFTQKLEKFELRTMLGEPHDHCSAYLSIYAGAGGTESCDWVSMLFRMYSRWIERSGYTLSLIDVLPGEEAGIKRITALIKGDYVYGYLKSEIGVHRLVRISPFDANARRHTSFAAVDVLPEIEEEEEIEINENELRVDTYRASGAGGQHVNKTSSAVRITHIPTGIVVQCQSERSQHQNRRMALSMLKAKMYQIKEKEREKELSAAYDEKGEIAWGHQIRSYVLQPYSLVKDLRTDKETGNTQAVLDGEIDEFMEAYLKWRLIKTH; via the exons ATGATCAGTAATATTGAAAAAGAATTAACCCCCCTTCGAGAGCGATTACTCCACCTCAGAGACTCTCTT GACCTGGAGAATAAAGAAAAAGAGCTTTCAATATTAGAAGAACAATTCTCTTCACCAAACTTTTGGGAAAATAAGGATAAGGCACAGCAAACTATCAGAAAATTAAAATCGCTCAAAGGGATTATCTTACCTCTTCATGAATTACAAAAGACACTGGATGATATCGAGTGTTTATCTATGCTTGCGGAAGAGGAGCAAGACGAACAGGCAGAGGCTGAAGTCATCAAAGACATGAAGTCCTTCACCCAAAAGCTCGAAAAATTTGAATTGCGTACAATGCTTGGCGAACCCCACGACCATTGCAGTGCTTACTTAAGTATTTATGCAGGAGCCGGTGGAACTGAGTCATGCGATTGGGTATCTATGTTATTCCGGATGTATAGCCGCTGGATCGAAAGAAGCGGATATACGCTTTCCCTCATTGACGTACTACCTGGTGAAGAAGCTGGAATTAAAAGAATTACCGCACTCATAAAGGGTGACTATGTTTATGGGTATTTAAAATCTGAAATCGGGGTGCATCGCCTGGTACGGATTTCCCCTTTTGATGCAAATGCACGGAGACACACGTCGTTTGCAGCGGTCGATGTACTGCCAGAGATTGAAGAGGAAGAAGAGATTGAAATCAATGAAAATGAATTGCGGGTGGATACCTACCGTGCATCTGGGGCTGGAGGTCAGCATGTAAACAAGACTTCATCGGCCGTTCGTATTACCCATATTCCCACAGGGATAGTTGTACAATGCCAGAGTGAACGTTCACAACACCAGAATCGGCGAATGGCCTTGAGTATGTTAAAGGCAAAAATGTATCAGATAAAAGAAAAAGAAAGAGAGAAAGAACTCTCCGCAGCTTATGATGAGAAGGGAGAAATTGCATGGGGTCATCAAATCCGATCCTATGTACTACAACCCTATTCACTCGTGAAAGATTTACGTACTGATAAAGAAACAGGAAATACACAAGCTGTGCTGGATGGTGAAATTGATGAGTTTATGGAAGCGTATCTAAAATGGAGATTGATAAAAACTCATTAA
- the glyA gene encoding serine hydroxymethyltransferase, whose product MITLKNDDPEVWQAIQEESERQQNTIDLIASENICSPAVQEAQGSSMTNKYAEGYSGRRWYAGCGHVDTVETLAIERAKQIFGAEYANVQPHAGSQANMAVCFAVLKPGDRILGMDLSHGGHLTHGFKKNFSGMLYEITHYGVKKETGYIDYDELREIALKTKPHMIIAGASAYPRILDFPRFRKIADEVGAYFMADIAHIAGLIAGGVHPSPVPYADFVTTTTHKTLRGPRGGLVLCKAKYAKQIDSVVFPGIQGGPFMHIIAAKAVAFKEAMTEEFKQCQRQTVKNAKTMAQEFVKKGYTIVSGGTDNHLFLIDLRNKGITGKEAQILLETVDIILNRNTIPFDERGANEPSGIRIGTPTVTSRGMKEAEVIKIAECIDKVLSQPNDTKVKDVVRKTVKDLCSAYPLYEVEAYQVAK is encoded by the coding sequence ATGATTACGTTAAAAAATGACGACCCAGAAGTATGGCAGGCCATACAAGAGGAATCGGAAAGGCAACAAAATACCATTGACCTGATTGCATCGGAAAACATTTGCAGCCCTGCAGTACAAGAAGCACAGGGTTCTTCCATGACTAATAAATATGCAGAAGGTTATTCAGGAAGACGATGGTATGCCGGTTGTGGACATGTAGATACCGTGGAAACACTGGCAATTGAACGGGCAAAACAAATCTTTGGAGCAGAATATGCCAATGTTCAACCGCATGCAGGTTCACAGGCCAATATGGCTGTTTGCTTTGCAGTGCTCAAACCAGGAGACCGTATTTTAGGTATGGATTTATCCCACGGTGGACACCTTACCCACGGATTTAAAAAGAACTTCTCGGGAATGCTGTATGAAATTACTCATTATGGTGTAAAAAAAGAAACTGGATATATTGATTACGATGAGTTACGTGAGATTGCTCTTAAAACGAAACCCCATATGATCATCGCGGGTGCAAGTGCATACCCAAGGATACTCGACTTCCCCCGATTCAGAAAAATTGCAGATGAGGTTGGAGCATACTTTATGGCTGATATTGCCCATATCGCCGGACTTATCGCCGGAGGTGTGCATCCTAGTCCGGTTCCCTATGCGGATTTTGTTACCACAACAACTCATAAGACACTACGCGGACCTAGAGGGGGTTTGGTCTTATGCAAAGCAAAGTATGCAAAACAGATTGACTCCGTGGTTTTCCCAGGGATACAGGGTGGTCCTTTTATGCACATCATCGCGGCAAAAGCAGTCGCATTTAAAGAGGCGATGACTGAGGAATTCAAGCAATGTCAGCGACAAACGGTAAAAAATGCAAAGACAATGGCTCAGGAATTTGTTAAAAAGGGTTATACCATTGTATCGGGTGGGACAGACAACCATCTTTTCCTGATCGACTTGCGCAACAAGGGTATTACAGGCAAAGAGGCTCAAATATTGTTGGAAACAGTAGACATCATCCTGAACAGAAACACGATTCCTTTTGATGAAAGGGGCGCAAACGAACCAAGCGGCATCCGCATTGGAACACCCACAGTAACTTCAAGAGGTATGAAAGAAGCTGAGGTCATTAAAATAGCAGAGTGTATTGACAAAGTACTTTCGCAACCAAACGACACTAAAGTGAAAGACGTTGTCCGGAAAACGGTGAAAGACCTCTGTTCCGCATACCCATTATATGAGGTAGAGGCATATCAGGTTGCAAAATAG
- a CDS encoding NAD(P)H-dependent glycerol-3-phosphate dehydrogenase, with amino-acid sequence MKKITVIGNGGWGTTLAILLHKKGYAVTLWGADASYVNCLLEKKENVKFLKGIPIPEGISITSDISNKLMDAELIISATPTPYLRSVLTKFKGIFVHGIPIVSVTKGIENDTLMRPSAIITNVLGDHPISLLLGPSHAQEVARGLPTTVVASSIDGNLARLVQEVFSTERFRVYTNPDMVGVELGAAMKNVIAIAAGICDGLKFGDNSKAALISRGLVEISRLGIAMGSQRSTFSGLTGLGDLITTCISPYGRNRWVGEQIGKGKKLQEILEKMEQIAEGVWTTKSVLALSHKFKVEMPITKEIYNVLFTDKNPLEAVSNLMMRAPKSEIEELI; translated from the coding sequence ATGAAAAAAATAACGGTTATTGGCAACGGTGGATGGGGAACTACGCTAGCCATCCTGTTACACAAAAAGGGCTATGCAGTTACCCTGTGGGGCGCCGATGCATCATACGTAAATTGTCTGCTTGAAAAAAAAGAAAACGTCAAATTTTTAAAAGGTATTCCCATTCCGGAAGGAATATCCATAACCTCAGATATCTCAAATAAGTTAATGGACGCAGAACTCATTATATCTGCTACACCTACCCCTTATCTGCGCTCTGTACTCACAAAATTTAAAGGCATCTTCGTTCATGGTATACCGATCGTCAGCGTTACAAAAGGAATTGAAAATGACACACTCATGAGACCCAGCGCGATTATTACAAACGTGCTGGGGGATCATCCCATCTCTTTGCTTCTTGGTCCAAGCCATGCGCAAGAGGTCGCACGTGGATTACCCACAACCGTCGTTGCATCATCAATAGATGGTAATTTGGCACGACTCGTTCAAGAAGTTTTTAGCACGGAGAGGTTCAGGGTCTACACAAACCCGGATATGGTCGGTGTCGAGTTGGGCGCAGCTATGAAAAATGTGATTGCTATAGCCGCAGGTATATGTGACGGCCTGAAATTTGGCGATAATTCGAAGGCCGCCCTTATTTCACGCGGATTGGTAGAAATCAGCCGTCTCGGTATCGCTATGGGATCTCAGAGAAGTACCTTTTCTGGCCTTACAGGACTGGGTGACTTGATAACGACCTGTATTAGTCCCTACGGGAGAAACCGTTGGGTTGGCGAACAGATTGGAAAGGGGAAAAAGCTGCAGGAAATTCTGGAGAAGATGGAACAAATCGCAGAAGGTGTCTGGACCACAAAATCCGTTCTGGCACTTTCCCATAAATTTAAAGTGGAAATGCCCATTACAAAAGAAATTTATAACGTACTCTTTACAGACAAAAATCCTCTTGAGGCAGTGAGTAATCTCATGATGCGTGCTCCCAAGTCCGAGATAGAAGAACTAATCTGA
- a CDS encoding ferritin-like domain-containing protein, translating into MNIYDYAMQMEKDGENYYRDSARKIDNAGLKKILGILANAEVKHYDILQKMKKNEKVQMPDTEILSNVKNIFVNMKEEGETSGVTVSQQELYKKAQEIEKKSQIFYLEKADEVNNPSQKEIFLKIADEEKKHYFILENILDFVSRPQNWLENAEWYHLEEY; encoded by the coding sequence ATGAATATCTATGATTATGCAATGCAAATGGAAAAAGATGGTGAAAACTATTACCGTGATTCAGCACGGAAGATCGATAATGCAGGACTTAAGAAGATACTGGGTATCCTGGCAAATGCAGAAGTAAAGCACTACGATATTTTGCAGAAGATGAAAAAAAATGAAAAGGTTCAAATGCCTGATACAGAGATATTATCGAACGTCAAAAATATCTTCGTCAACATGAAAGAAGAAGGAGAGACATCCGGTGTTACTGTATCACAACAAGAATTGTATAAAAAGGCACAGGAAATTGAAAAAAAGAGTCAGATATTTTATTTAGAAAAAGCCGATGAAGTAAATAATCCATCTCAAAAGGAGATCTTTTTAAAGATAGCAGATGAAGAAAAAAAACATTACTTCATATTAGAAAACATACTTGATTTTGTTTCACGTCCGCAAAATTGGCTTGAAAACGCTGAGTGGTATCATCTAGAAGAATATTAG